The Euphorbia lathyris chromosome 2, ddEupLath1.1, whole genome shotgun sequence genome includes a window with the following:
- the LOC136220510 gene encoding BTB/POZ domain-containing protein At1g03010 isoform X2 → MPISDVSSDLTVEIGALTFALHKFPLVSRSGRVRKLLLEAKDSKVSRINIACVPGGAEAFELAAKFCYGVNVEITISNVAILLCASHYLEMTEDFAEKNLQARAESHLREMVLPNISSSISVLHRCETLLPIAEEINLVGRLINAIANNACKEQLTSGLLKLDHNFPSKQTNMEPETPSDWWGKSLAVLNLDLFQRVLSAVKSKGLKQDMISKILINYAHNSLQGLIVRDPHLVKGSVLDLELQKKQRVIVEAIVSLLPTQSRKSPVPMAFLSSLLKTAIAASAATHCRSDLERRIGLQLDQAILEDILIPANSHGNSHTTLYDTDSILRIFSMFLNIDDDDEDQDLDNHFRDESEMVYDFDSPGSPKQSSILKVSKLLDNFLAEVALDSNLMPTKFIALAELLPDHARILSDGLYRAVDIFLKVHPNIKDSERYRLCKTIDSQKLSQEACSHAAQNERLPVQMAVQVLYFEQIRLRNAMNGGGHNQFFLGQFPQRSGSGAGSGAISPRDNYASVRRENRELKLEVARMRMRLTDLEKDHVSMKQELVRSHPANKLFKSFTKKLSKLNSLFRINGLKPIGGKPHSETRFLFQKRRRHSVS, encoded by the exons AT GCCCATTTCTGACGTTTCTAGTGATCTTACAGTAGAAATTGGAGCCTTAACCTTTGCACTGCACAAG TTCCCTCTTGTTTCTCGGAGTGGACGAGTTCGAAAGTTGCTGTTGGAAGCAAAAGATAGTAAAGTTTCGCGCATAAATATAGCGTGTGTTCCAGGTGGAGCAGAGGCTTTTGAGCTTGCTGCAAAGTTCTGCTACGGTGTAAATGTTGAGATTACAATATCAAATGTTGCTATTCTACTGTGTGCATCCCATTACCTTGAAATGACCGAAGATTTTGCAGAGAAGAACTTGCAGGCTCGAGCCGAATCTCATCTAAGGGAAATGGTTCTTCCCAACATATCAAGTTCCATATCGGTTCTTCACCGCTGTGAAACCCTCTTGCCCATAGCTGAAGAGATCAATCTGGTTGGCAGGCTCATCAATGCTATTGCAAACAATGCTTGCAAAGAGCAGCTTACTTCAGGGTTGCTAAAACTGGATCACAATTTTCCTTCAAAACAGACAAACATGGAACCCGAAACGCCATCAGACTGGTGGGGTAAGTCCCTTGCAGTCCTGAATCTTGATCTGTTCCAAAGAGTTTTATCCGCGGTGAAGTCAAAGGGTCTAAAACAGGATATGATCAGCAAGATTTTGATAAATTATGCCCATAATTCTCTTCAAGGTCTCATTGTAAGAGACCCTCATTTGGTTAAAGGAAGTGTCCTTGATTTGGAGTTGCAGAAGAAACAAAGGGTAATTGTTGAAGCAATAGTTAGCTTACTACCAACTCAATCTAGAAAGAGTCCAGTTCCTATGGCTTTTCTTTCTAGTCTGTTGAAAACGGCAATTGCAGCATCAGCAGCTACTCATTGCAGATCTGATTTGGAGAGACGAATCGGCCTTCAACTGGATCAAGCAATTCTAGAAGATATCTTAATTCCAGCAAACTCACATGGAAACAGCCATACCACGTTGTATGATACAGACTCAATCTTGAGGATCTTCTCTATGTTTCTCAACATAGACGACGATGACGAAGACCAAGACCTAGACAATCATTTCAGGGATGAAAGTGAAATGGTATATGATTTCGACAGCCCTGGATCTCCTAAGCAGAGCTCCATTCTTAAGGTTTCAAAATTGCTAGACAACTTTCTAGCAGAAGTTGCACTTGATTCTAATTTGATGCCAACAAAATTCATAGCACTAGCAGAACTACTTCCGGACCATGCTCGGATACTGAGTGATGGATTATACAGGGCTGTGGATATCTTCCTCAAA GTTCATCCAAACATAAAAGATTCAGAAAGGTACAGACTTTGCAAGACAATAGACAGCCAAAAACTATCTCAGGAAGCGTGCAGCCACGCAGCCCAAAATGAAAGATTACCAGTCCAGATGGCAGTGCAGGTGCTGTACTTCGAGCAAATAAGGCTGAGAAATGCGATGAACGGAGGAGGACACAACCAGTTTTTCTTGGGACAATTCCCACAACGATCTGGCAGTGGAGCAGGAAGTGGAGCAATATCTCCCAGAGATAATTATGCATCGGTGAGAAGAGAGAACAGAGAACTCAAACTAGAAGTAGCAAGAATGAGAATGAGACTAACTGATCTAGAAAAAGATCATGTGTCAATGAAACAAGAACTTGTAAGATCTCATCCAGCAAATAAGCTATTTAAATCCTTCacaaaaaaattaagcaagCTTAATTCCTTATTCAGAATCAATGGTTTAAAGCCAATAGGGGGAAAACCTCATTCAGAAACCAGATTCTTGTTTCAGAAAAGAAGGCGTCACTCTGTTTCCTGA
- the LOC136220510 gene encoding BTB/POZ domain-containing protein At1g03010 isoform X1 translates to MGVVELKPSISGKRSFRPTSSIRHATEWPISDVSSDLTVEIGALTFALHKFPLVSRSGRVRKLLLEAKDSKVSRINIACVPGGAEAFELAAKFCYGVNVEITISNVAILLCASHYLEMTEDFAEKNLQARAESHLREMVLPNISSSISVLHRCETLLPIAEEINLVGRLINAIANNACKEQLTSGLLKLDHNFPSKQTNMEPETPSDWWGKSLAVLNLDLFQRVLSAVKSKGLKQDMISKILINYAHNSLQGLIVRDPHLVKGSVLDLELQKKQRVIVEAIVSLLPTQSRKSPVPMAFLSSLLKTAIAASAATHCRSDLERRIGLQLDQAILEDILIPANSHGNSHTTLYDTDSILRIFSMFLNIDDDDEDQDLDNHFRDESEMVYDFDSPGSPKQSSILKVSKLLDNFLAEVALDSNLMPTKFIALAELLPDHARILSDGLYRAVDIFLKVHPNIKDSERYRLCKTIDSQKLSQEACSHAAQNERLPVQMAVQVLYFEQIRLRNAMNGGGHNQFFLGQFPQRSGSGAGSGAISPRDNYASVRRENRELKLEVARMRMRLTDLEKDHVSMKQELVRSHPANKLFKSFTKKLSKLNSLFRINGLKPIGGKPHSETRFLFQKRRRHSVS, encoded by the exons ATGGGTGTTGTTGAACTCAAGCCCAGCATATCAGGGAAGAGATCTTTTCGTCCAACTTCTAGTATAAGGCATGCCACTGAATG GCCCATTTCTGACGTTTCTAGTGATCTTACAGTAGAAATTGGAGCCTTAACCTTTGCACTGCACAAG TTCCCTCTTGTTTCTCGGAGTGGACGAGTTCGAAAGTTGCTGTTGGAAGCAAAAGATAGTAAAGTTTCGCGCATAAATATAGCGTGTGTTCCAGGTGGAGCAGAGGCTTTTGAGCTTGCTGCAAAGTTCTGCTACGGTGTAAATGTTGAGATTACAATATCAAATGTTGCTATTCTACTGTGTGCATCCCATTACCTTGAAATGACCGAAGATTTTGCAGAGAAGAACTTGCAGGCTCGAGCCGAATCTCATCTAAGGGAAATGGTTCTTCCCAACATATCAAGTTCCATATCGGTTCTTCACCGCTGTGAAACCCTCTTGCCCATAGCTGAAGAGATCAATCTGGTTGGCAGGCTCATCAATGCTATTGCAAACAATGCTTGCAAAGAGCAGCTTACTTCAGGGTTGCTAAAACTGGATCACAATTTTCCTTCAAAACAGACAAACATGGAACCCGAAACGCCATCAGACTGGTGGGGTAAGTCCCTTGCAGTCCTGAATCTTGATCTGTTCCAAAGAGTTTTATCCGCGGTGAAGTCAAAGGGTCTAAAACAGGATATGATCAGCAAGATTTTGATAAATTATGCCCATAATTCTCTTCAAGGTCTCATTGTAAGAGACCCTCATTTGGTTAAAGGAAGTGTCCTTGATTTGGAGTTGCAGAAGAAACAAAGGGTAATTGTTGAAGCAATAGTTAGCTTACTACCAACTCAATCTAGAAAGAGTCCAGTTCCTATGGCTTTTCTTTCTAGTCTGTTGAAAACGGCAATTGCAGCATCAGCAGCTACTCATTGCAGATCTGATTTGGAGAGACGAATCGGCCTTCAACTGGATCAAGCAATTCTAGAAGATATCTTAATTCCAGCAAACTCACATGGAAACAGCCATACCACGTTGTATGATACAGACTCAATCTTGAGGATCTTCTCTATGTTTCTCAACATAGACGACGATGACGAAGACCAAGACCTAGACAATCATTTCAGGGATGAAAGTGAAATGGTATATGATTTCGACAGCCCTGGATCTCCTAAGCAGAGCTCCATTCTTAAGGTTTCAAAATTGCTAGACAACTTTCTAGCAGAAGTTGCACTTGATTCTAATTTGATGCCAACAAAATTCATAGCACTAGCAGAACTACTTCCGGACCATGCTCGGATACTGAGTGATGGATTATACAGGGCTGTGGATATCTTCCTCAAA GTTCATCCAAACATAAAAGATTCAGAAAGGTACAGACTTTGCAAGACAATAGACAGCCAAAAACTATCTCAGGAAGCGTGCAGCCACGCAGCCCAAAATGAAAGATTACCAGTCCAGATGGCAGTGCAGGTGCTGTACTTCGAGCAAATAAGGCTGAGAAATGCGATGAACGGAGGAGGACACAACCAGTTTTTCTTGGGACAATTCCCACAACGATCTGGCAGTGGAGCAGGAAGTGGAGCAATATCTCCCAGAGATAATTATGCATCGGTGAGAAGAGAGAACAGAGAACTCAAACTAGAAGTAGCAAGAATGAGAATGAGACTAACTGATCTAGAAAAAGATCATGTGTCAATGAAACAAGAACTTGTAAGATCTCATCCAGCAAATAAGCTATTTAAATCCTTCacaaaaaaattaagcaagCTTAATTCCTTATTCAGAATCAATGGTTTAAAGCCAATAGGGGGAAAACCTCATTCAGAAACCAGATTCTTGTTTCAGAAAAGAAGGCGTCACTCTGTTTCCTGA